From one Gossypium hirsutum isolate 1008001.06 chromosome D08, Gossypium_hirsutum_v2.1, whole genome shotgun sequence genomic stretch:
- the LOC121220192 gene encoding 26S proteasome regulatory subunit RPN13, whose protein sequence is MGSSFGEAFPAMQETLLEFRAGKMMLEGKRVVPDTRKGLIRIARGEEGLVHFQWLDRTQNAIEDDQIIFPDEAVFEKVNQASGRVYILKFNTDDRKFFFWMQELKAEDDSQLCCAVNNFINQPLELGVDEPDASEPLQASEDMVEDDISSRAGNLTLTNLGAEAISDVTSSSGPVKLEDLQRILSSIGPAEVAGEPDGGLGLDDILKPDLIMPLIETLSLEERLASYLPEGQWTPEDLLELLQSPPFRQQVDSFTYVLRTGQIDLFQFGIDPSKYKFTVLSFLEALEDSVSKTSGETQDEKDVRPQSCNRNDPMDESK, encoded by the exons ATGGGTTCGTCTTTCGGTGAAGCTTTTCCAGCAATGCAG GAAACTTTGCTGGAGTTTCGTGCTGGTAAAATGATGTTGGAAGGAAAAAGGGTTGTCCCTGATACACGTAAAGGGCTCATTCGCATAGCTAGG GGTGAGGAGGGACTGGTTCATTTTCAGTGGCTTGATCGGACTCAAAATGCTATAGAAGAT GATCAGATTATTTTTCCCGATGAGGCTGTTTTTGAGAAG GTTAATCAAGCATCAGGCAGGGTTTACATATTAAAGTTCAATACCGACGACCGGAAGTTCTTTTTCTGGATGCAG GAGCTTAAAGCTGAAGATGACTCACAATTATGTTGCGCGGTCAATAATTTCATCAATCAACCATTAG AACTTGGTGTAGATGAGCCTGATGCTTCTGAGCCTTTGCAAGCGTCTGAAGACATGGTTGAAGATGATATTTCATCAAG AGCTGGAAACTTGACTCTTACAAACTTAGGTGCTGAAGCGATTAGTGATGTAACCTCTTCATCAGGGCCAGTTAAATTGGAAGACTTGCAAAGAATACTGAGCAGTATTGGTCCAGCAG AGGTAGCTGGTGAGCCAGATGgag GCTTGGGGTTGGATGATATTTTGAAGCCAGATTTGATAATGCCATTAATTGAGACATTGTCGTTGGAAGAGCGATTAGCTTCATATTTACCAGAG GGTCAATGGACACCTGAGGATTTGTTAGAGTTGCTGCAGAGTCCTCCTTTCCGTCAACAAGTAGATTCATTTACCTAT GTACTTCGAACCGGACAGATAGATTTGTTTCAGTTCGGTATTGATCCAAGTAAAT ATAAGTTCACCGTTTTATCTTTCCTTGAGGCACTTGAAGATTCTGTTTCCAAAACTTCCGGAGAAACACAAGATGAAAAAGATGTAAGACCTCAATCCTGTAATCGTAATGACCCCATGGATGAGAGCAAGTGA